The Vibrio aphrogenes genomic interval AAAAGTGATGATGTTAATGATGCGCTTGATTATGCCAAAGTCAGCCAAGCGGTATTACAACATATAGAATCTGGGCATTTTCAATTGGTAGAACGTGTGGCGGAAGAAGTTGCGGAGTTAATCATGGAGCAATTTTCAGTTCCTTGGGTCAAGATTCATTTGATTAAACCTGGCGCAGTTCCTCAAGCTAAAGGGGTTGGTGTCATTATTGAACGAGGTCAACTGTGACCTTAGCCTATATTGGAGTAGGTTCTAATCTTGAAAGACAAACTCATATTAGGGCAGCCTATCAAGAGTTGTCTTTATTAGGCTTGGTTCGCGCGTCTAATGTGTATGAATGCCAGCCAGTCGGGTTTGATAGCCATGCTTTTTATAATTGCGTGATGGAATTAGATACTGAGCTCTCACTGACTCAATTGCACCATCAGCTAAGAAATATTGAGTTAAAGTGGGGACGTCAACCTAATGCTCAAAAACTACAAGACCGAACTTTAGATTTGGATTTATTATTGTTTGGGGAGCAAGTGTCGACTGACAATCCAACCTTGCCTAGAAGCGATATTTTTAAATTTGAATTTGTGTTACGCCCTTTGTGGGAGCTCTCTCCGCAACTCCTCATTGCTTCAGATGGACGAACTATTGAGCAAATTTGGCAGCAGTTTCAAGGCCCTAAAAACAGCTTAACCTTGGCAGACTTTGCTTTTTAACCGTTAAAATTAACTAACCAATTCGTCATTAAAAAAACGAGCCATCAGAGCTCGTTTTTTATTAAGGGGGAGGTTAGTTGCTGCCGCCGTGCCTTTTGGTTACCTAGTAGATTGGTATAAGGCATCACAGTCGCTCAATGCTTGATTAAGCCATCGCTAAGAGTAATAACCCAAAGAGGATGCGGTAAACACCAAAGCCAACAAAGGTGAATTTTGCTAAGAAGTTGATGAATAACTTAATAACGAAATACGCGACAATAAAGGCGGTGACAAAGCCGACTGCTAAGTTAGTAAAGTCAGCACTGGTAAAATCTTGGTAGTGTTTTAATAAATCATAACCTGAAGCGGCGGCAAGAACCGGTAAGCCCAATAAGAATGAAAATTCCGCACAAGTTTTACGGTTTAAACCAACTAACATTGCGCCAATAATCGTTGCGCCAGCACGGCTGGTTCCGGGGACGAGTGCAAAGATTTGCGCAAAGCCAATCCACATGGCCTGTTTCATGGAGACGTCGTTGACATCAACCGTCGGGCACGCTTCTTCTTGGTAATAGCGTTCCACGGCAATAAAGATGATCCCGCCGATAATAAACATCACGCCGACAATTGTGACGCTGAACAAGGCTTTGACCACATCGCTTAATAAGAAGCCAATGATCCCAATGGGTAAGAAGGCGACAGCGACTTTCACCCACAGTTCAAAAAAGCGAGGATGAAACTTTTCTTTATAATTGGCAATCACCGCTAAAATGGCCGCTACTTGAATGATCACTTCAAAAGCTTGGTTGGTATCTGTGTTGGCAATGCCTAACCAATCACCGACAACAATCATGTGTCCGGTGGATGAAATGGGTAAAAATTCCGTAATACCTTCGATTATGCCAAGCACAATAGAGTCAAAAATGGTCATGAGACAGGAGGTTCCTATGTGTCGTTTG includes:
- the folB gene encoding dihydroneopterin aldolase, with the protein product MDKVFIEQLEVITTIGAYDWEQEIKQKLILNLEMAHDNRPAGKSDDVNDALDYAKVSQAVLQHIESGHFQLVERVAEEVAELIMEQFSVPWVKIHLIKPGAVPQAKGVGVIIERGQL
- the folK gene encoding 2-amino-4-hydroxy-6-hydroxymethyldihydropteridine diphosphokinase, translating into MTLAYIGVGSNLERQTHIRAAYQELSLLGLVRASNVYECQPVGFDSHAFYNCVMELDTELSLTQLHHQLRNIELKWGRQPNAQKLQDRTLDLDLLLFGEQVSTDNPTLPRSDIFKFEFVLRPLWELSPQLLIASDGRTIEQIWQQFQGPKNSLTLADFAF
- a CDS encoding undecaprenyl-diphosphate phosphatase; this translates as MTIFDSIVLGIIEGITEFLPISSTGHMIVVGDWLGIANTDTNQAFEVIIQVAAILAVIANYKEKFHPRFFELWVKVAVAFLPIGIIGFLLSDVVKALFSVTIVGVMFIIGGIIFIAVERYYQEEACPTVDVNDVSMKQAMWIGFAQIFALVPGTSRAGATIIGAMLVGLNRKTCAEFSFLLGLPVLAAASGYDLLKHYQDFTSADFTNLAVGFVTAFIVAYFVIKLFINFLAKFTFVGFGVYRILFGLLLLAMA